The following DNA comes from Bombus terrestris chromosome 2, iyBomTerr1.2, whole genome shotgun sequence.
TTTTGTCAATGTCAAACATACCTGTATGAATGCAATGAGATAAACtaaaaacatattaaatatgataaaagACCATGCAGATCTACTCAGAAACTATGGAATACATTGTTATAGTATagcattttaaacatttttattgatttacgTGGtcatttaaaacaataaaatcaaataattacCAATCATTAAACGAACTGTTTCTGGATTAAATGGTGTCCAAGTCCCATTAGAAAGAGCCTGCTGTAATTCCTCTGCAGTAATTGCACCAGATCTGTCCTTATCAACTCTACAATATCCAAACCAAAAAACATTAAGTTTGTTTGTGTCAtatgttatttattatcaaaattgtatttaatatacaattatttataaaatgaatgaataaataaatatgttaattttgtaaaattgtgtATGGAAGGcaatcaaattaaaattaaagtatctTTTAAATGATGAACTTTCAGATAAAAATACTTTAATACTTTTGTATAGAGGATAAAAAATCATATCGGATCGCgtatgaaaagatataaaattccatctaaaaaaatatcaattgCGCTGAATTTCGAACAAAATGATCTCGAGAAAAAATTCGTTGCATCATTGCATGAACCCTTTGAAATAATGCATATAATTTTGTCACGATAAGTTTTTTCGACAAAAATAAACGAGGCAGATATTAAGCTAATCCActctgtatatacatacataatttgtataatttgcaatatataaatgtaattcatATCATTTATGAATaagctatatataattaaatataattgaacaTTTACTATATTACAATTTGAATGATAAAACATATGCAGAATTATAAAGGTTACATGCTTGATATGAAAGAATTaagtaaacgaataaaattcaaataaagttTGACATACCTTTGAAAAACGTCCCAGAGAAATTCTCGACTAGGCATAGGCGATACAAAAGCCATCTTTCAACTAATGTTTACTTTGACAAAATATAGgattagaaataattatatttaacactTCTATCTGTTTAATGTTACTTTGTAACTGATTATGGTGACAGTGTAAAAGATAATATGAATTAATTTGCAAAAAGTTTCGCAGAATACTACGTCATAAACACGTCACACCACTGATAGTTCTAACGTATGGTTACTAGTTACTATACTAcgtttatatatactatatcataTTAATCATATTAGCTATTTGGCTGGTTATTTTCAACTATATAGTATATCTTGTAGATCATACAAACAGGTCTTGATATTTGCTAGGGAAAATTGTCCGGAAATTGAATCATGCCTACTCGtaaaaaatcaacatggaaaGTCAACAGTCTGCCTTCTTGTGAGACAgacaaagataaataaaatgtttctgtCTCTGTTTGAGACACTCATAGCATATCACGCATGGGCAGAACGAGGACCTTCTTGTCTTCCAGGTTAATTTTTTACAACTAATCAGGACTCGATCTTCGGATGATTTCCTCTAGGATTCAATATGTAAATGTCATGATCTGTTTATATGATGTACTATATCACTGTACATATAAAGAAATtactagaaaattatttaaaatctcggaataaaataaactatattaatgaaattaaaaattacttctTTATAAAgtgttatttattaacaatgATCATTACATATTACAATGCATATAAtagataaaagaataaatatataaacgaagTAATATATCTTGCTCAATTTGATTAAGTTAATCTAAAACACCAAAcagctctctttctctttaaaaACATTTATGATAATCTATCatacttttttatataattattcattaaaataaagattataTAAGCTTATTAAATAAAGCTTGTTATGGTTTTtcacatttataaattttccttacaaaggaaaaatatttcatgatcactatgtaaattatattatctaATTATGTTAAACATGATATCTAATGTTATCTAtagtggaaatatcgaataaaaggtttatttataaataatatgagTTCTGTGCACATTTATATTACGTTTGTTtagatctttttattttccatgcCCCAATTCTATACTTATaccaaatgaaaaataaatctttACCCATTTGTAACCAACTCCAGAAAGGGACTATTTTGGATCCTTCAATTTCTGTCCAATTCACAGGAATCTCAATAATAGGAATGTTTAGAATTCTTGCAATATATAACATTTCTACATCAAATGCCCAACGTTCAACATGTAGAGCTTGAAATACAACTCTTGCAGATTCACGTGTTATAAGTTTAAAACCACACTGTGTATCCCTAATACCTCTGACTCCCCAAAACCACACTAGGAAATGGAATCCATGCATTAGTAACAATCGAAAAAAGGTTCTTTTAgcagtttcttttttctctaaatgAGCTCTAGATCCACATACTATTGCATGAGAAGAACTGACTTCATTTGGCTTATCTATATAATCAACTAGAAAAGATGGTTTTGtcactataaatatttaattttaccttATATTATACCTTAAGAAATAACTTACAtcctaatatatttttcaaactatCATCTAACTTTTTTAAATCTGCAAACTTAGTAGCACCATCTGCATCTGCAAATAATATTACGCTTCCTCTTGCACTTAGTATACccttaaatgaaaataattatgataaaagataatgacaataatagtaaattaaatttcataacaTTCTGTTACTAACCAGTCTTACTGCCCCACCTTTCCCTCTGTTTTTAACAAGATTTAATACTCTAATGTTATCATATTTTAATGCATACTGATGAGCAATATCCACAGTTTTATCTGAACTTCCATCGCTAACTATAATCACTTCATAAGTACAC
Coding sequences within:
- the LOC100649565 gene encoding dolichyl-phosphate beta-glucosyltransferase isoform X1; this encodes MIPLGHLLLYAILFAVICIIVFSIILFVMTKPYPEIWQDEKEKYFFNPKTKKTEAFPSLYEKWSVHLSVIVPAYNEEQRLPVMLDECLEYLENRSKNGCTYEVIIVSDGSSDKTVDIAHQYALKYDNIRVLNLVKNRGKGGAVRLGILSARGSVILFADADGATKFADLKKLDDSLKNILGFDYIDKPNEVSSSHAIVCGSRAHLEKKETAKRTFFRLLLMHGFHFLVWFWGVRGIRDTQCGFKLITRESARVVFQALHVERWAFDVEMLYIARILNIPIIEIPVNWTEIEGSKIVPFWSWLQMGKDLFFIWYKYRIGAWKIKRSKQT
- the LOC100649565 gene encoding dolichyl-phosphate beta-glucosyltransferase isoform X3, whose translation is MTKPYPEIWQDEKEKYFFNPKTKKTEAFPSLYEKWSVHLSVIVPAYNEEQRLPVMLDECLEYLENRSKNGCTYEVIIVSDGSSDKTVDIAHQYALKYDNIRVLNLVKNRGKGGAVRLGILSARGSVILFADADGATKFADLKKLDDSLKNILGFDYIDKPNEVSSSHAIVCGSRAHLEKKETAKRTFFRLLLMHGFHFLVWFWGVRGIRDTQCGFKLITRESARVVFQALHVERWAFDVEMLYIARILNIPIIEIPVNWTEIEGSKIVPFWSWLQMGKDLFFIWYKYRIGAWKIKRSKQT
- the LOC100649565 gene encoding dolichyl-phosphate beta-glucosyltransferase isoform X2, which codes for MIPLGHLLLYAILFAVICIIVFSIILFVMTKPYPEIWQDEKEKYFFNPKTKKTEAFPSLYEKWSVHLSVIVPAYNEEQRLPVMLDECLEYLENRSKNGCTYEVIIVSDGSSDKTVDIAHQYALKYDNIRVLNLVKNRGKGGAVRLGILSARGSVILFADADGATKFADLKKLDDSLKNILGYKPNEVSSSHAIVCGSRAHLEKKETAKRTFFRLLLMHGFHFLVWFWGVRGIRDTQCGFKLITRESARVVFQALHVERWAFDVEMLYIARILNIPIIEIPVNWTEIEGSKIVPFWSWLQMGKDLFFIWYKYRIGAWKIKRSKQT